One Xiphophorus hellerii strain 12219 chromosome 24, Xiphophorus_hellerii-4.1, whole genome shotgun sequence DNA window includes the following coding sequences:
- the igfbp2a gene encoding insulin-like growth factor-binding protein 2-A isoform X1 — MLWFTGCSLLLLSAPFAGASLSEMVFRCPGCTAERQALCPQLAEPCAEMVREPGCGCCPVCARQEGEACGVYTPRCSTGLRCYPTPDSELPLEQLVQGQGQCRRKVDTETVTYSPEQREHSSGEALELQPDLDASEIPAARKPSKDAAWLGPKESAVRQHRQEMKTKMKTNKVEEVRPTRPKQTQCQQELDQVLERISKMPFRDNRGPLEDLYALHIPNCDKRGQYNPKQCKMSLHGQRGECWCVDPHTGQRILSAPAVRGDPNCSQYLSELELPDATQI; from the exons ATGCTGTGGTTCACCGGCTGCAGCCTGCTGCTCCTCTCCGCGCCCTTCGCCGGCGCCTCCCTGTCCGAGATGGTGTTCCGCTGCCCGGGCTGCACCGCGGAGCGCCAGGCGCTCTGCCCGCAGCTCGCCGAGCCGTGCGCGGAGATGGTGCGGGAGCCGGGGTGCGGGTGCTGCCCCGTGTGCGCCCGGCAGGAGGGCGAGGCGTGCGGCGTCTACACCCCGAGGTGCTCCACCGGTCTGCGGTGCTACCCGACGCCCGACTCGGAGCTTCCCCTGGAGCAACTGGTGCAAGGCCAGGGCCAGTGTCGGCGCAAAGTGGACACGGAGACGGTCACTTACAGCCCGGAGCAGCGGGAGCACAGCAGCG GTGAGGCTTTGGAGCTGCAGCCCGACCTGGACGCGAGCGAGATCCCGGCCGCCCGAAAGCCCAGCAAAGACGCCGCCTGGCTCGGACCCAAAGAGAGCGCCGTACGCCAGCACAGGCAGGAgatgaagacaaaaatgaaGACCAACAAGGTGGAAGAGGTGAGACCTACTCGTCCGAAACAG ACTCAGTGTCAGCAGGAGCTCGACCAGGTCCTGGAGAGGATATCCAAGATGCCTTTCAGAGATAACCGAGGCCCTCTGGAGGACCTCTATGCACTGCACATCCCCAACTGTGACAAGAGGGGGCAGTATAACCCAAAACAG TGCAAGATGTCGCTCCACGGTCAGCGGGGCGAGTGCTGGTGCGTGGACCCCCACACCGGCCAGCGCATCCTGTCAGCTCCGGCTGTGAGGGGTGACCCCAACTGCAGCCAGTACCTGAGCGAGCTGGAGCTGCCCGACGCCACCCAGATTTAA
- the igfbp2a gene encoding insulin-like growth factor-binding protein 2-A isoform X2, whose protein sequence is MLWFTGCSLLLLSAPFAGASLSEMVFRCPGCTAERQALCPQLAEPCAEMVREPGCGCCPVCARQEGEACGVYTPRCSTGLRCYPTPDSELPLEQLVQGQGQCRRKVDTETVTYSPEQREHSSGEALELQPDLDASEIPAARKPSKDAAWLGPKESAVRQHRQEMKTKMKTNKVEETQCQQELDQVLERISKMPFRDNRGPLEDLYALHIPNCDKRGQYNPKQCKMSLHGQRGECWCVDPHTGQRILSAPAVRGDPNCSQYLSELELPDATQI, encoded by the exons ATGCTGTGGTTCACCGGCTGCAGCCTGCTGCTCCTCTCCGCGCCCTTCGCCGGCGCCTCCCTGTCCGAGATGGTGTTCCGCTGCCCGGGCTGCACCGCGGAGCGCCAGGCGCTCTGCCCGCAGCTCGCCGAGCCGTGCGCGGAGATGGTGCGGGAGCCGGGGTGCGGGTGCTGCCCCGTGTGCGCCCGGCAGGAGGGCGAGGCGTGCGGCGTCTACACCCCGAGGTGCTCCACCGGTCTGCGGTGCTACCCGACGCCCGACTCGGAGCTTCCCCTGGAGCAACTGGTGCAAGGCCAGGGCCAGTGTCGGCGCAAAGTGGACACGGAGACGGTCACTTACAGCCCGGAGCAGCGGGAGCACAGCAGCG GTGAGGCTTTGGAGCTGCAGCCCGACCTGGACGCGAGCGAGATCCCGGCCGCCCGAAAGCCCAGCAAAGACGCCGCCTGGCTCGGACCCAAAGAGAGCGCCGTACGCCAGCACAGGCAGGAgatgaagacaaaaatgaaGACCAACAAGGTGGAAGAG ACTCAGTGTCAGCAGGAGCTCGACCAGGTCCTGGAGAGGATATCCAAGATGCCTTTCAGAGATAACCGAGGCCCTCTGGAGGACCTCTATGCACTGCACATCCCCAACTGTGACAAGAGGGGGCAGTATAACCCAAAACAG TGCAAGATGTCGCTCCACGGTCAGCGGGGCGAGTGCTGGTGCGTGGACCCCCACACCGGCCAGCGCATCCTGTCAGCTCCGGCTGTGAGGGGTGACCCCAACTGCAGCCAGTACCTGAGCGAGCTGGAGCTGCCCGACGCCACCCAGATTTAA